One Flavobacterium sp. 90 DNA segment encodes these proteins:
- a CDS encoding SusD/RagB family nutrient-binding outer membrane lipoprotein gives MKKILLSIVTLTVLTLSSCVSDNDNFNDDEKKSYDVSAESLLTDAQKELTDQLTTPSVNNNPLRYYVQYWAATLYAAESRYNLTTRTIPDTHWTNLYQNVLGNLQTSEEVLLKAVKPGNVTDSDWQKQQQNKVAILEILRVYTYQILVDTFGDIPYSESLQNPKIILPKYDNDSAIYPLLIARLNAAIAKLDTSGKSFDKGDLVYKGNVADWKLFANSLKLKIGTNLSDIDPALAKTTIEEAYTAGVILDNPKNALFTYASFAPNYNPIFDNLVASQRNDNVPTTTIVNRMNALSDPRRPIYFTPMADGTYKGGNPGSRNANPYETSYSHVGDAIKKPAAPGVLLEAFEVNFYLAEAAARGLSVGNTPEYYYNKAITLSCNYWGVTPEETTAYLAQPTVAYTTAATTPITGFPGTGTGTWQEKIGYQEWIALYNRGFQSWTAFRRLDFPILITSATSLSIARGQVPVRWFYPNAEQTVNGTNWQAASAAIGGDLLTTKIFWDVKQPPLKDL, from the coding sequence ATGAAAAAGATATTATTATCAATAGTAACACTAACTGTACTAACTCTTTCGAGTTGTGTTAGTGACAATGACAATTTTAATGATGATGAGAAAAAGTCTTATGACGTTTCTGCAGAATCATTATTGACAGACGCACAAAAAGAATTAACAGATCAATTAACAACTCCAAGTGTTAATAATAATCCGTTACGTTATTATGTTCAATATTGGGCTGCTACATTATATGCAGCAGAATCAAGATACAACTTAACAACCAGAACAATTCCGGATACACACTGGACAAACTTGTATCAAAATGTTTTAGGTAACTTACAAACATCAGAAGAAGTATTACTTAAAGCAGTAAAACCTGGTAACGTAACAGATAGCGACTGGCAAAAGCAACAACAAAACAAAGTTGCAATACTTGAAATCTTAAGAGTTTATACTTACCAAATATTGGTTGATACCTTTGGAGATATACCTTATTCAGAGTCATTACAGAATCCAAAAATCATCTTACCTAAGTATGACAATGATTCTGCAATTTATCCATTATTAATTGCTCGTTTAAATGCTGCAATTGCAAAATTAGACACAAGTGGAAAAAGTTTTGATAAAGGAGACCTTGTTTACAAAGGAAATGTTGCCGATTGGAAGTTATTTGCAAATTCGCTAAAACTTAAGATAGGAACAAACCTTTCTGACATAGATCCAGCTTTAGCTAAAACAACTATTGAAGAAGCTTATACTGCAGGGGTAATATTAGACAATCCTAAAAATGCTTTATTTACATATGCATCATTTGCTCCTAACTACAACCCAATTTTTGACAATTTGGTTGCAAGTCAAAGAAATGACAACGTTCCTACAACTACTATAGTTAACAGAATGAACGCATTATCTGACCCAAGAAGACCTATTTACTTCACACCAATGGCTGACGGAACTTACAAAGGAGGAAATCCAGGATCACGTAATGCAAATCCTTACGAAACATCTTATTCACATGTTGGTGATGCAATTAAAAAGCCAGCTGCACCAGGTGTTTTATTAGAAGCATTCGAAGTTAACTTCTACTTAGCTGAAGCTGCTGCAAGAGGATTATCAGTAGGAAACACTCCAGAATACTATTACAATAAAGCAATCACTTTGTCATGTAATTATTGGGGAGTTACTCCAGAAGAAACTACTGCATATTTAGCTCAGCCAACAGTAGCTTACACAACAGCTGCTACCACTCCAATTACGGGATTCCCTGGAACCGGAACTGGTACATGGCAAGAAAAAATTGGTTACCAAGAGTGGATTGCATTATACAACAGAGGCTTCCAATCATGGACTGCTTTTAGAAGATTAGATTTCCCTATCTTAATAACTAGCGCTACTTCTTTATCTATCGCAAGAGGACAAGTACCAGTTAGATGGTTTTATCCAAATGCTGAACAAACAGTTAACGGTACAAACTGGCAAGCTGCATCTGCAGCAATTGGCGGAGATCTTTTAACAACCAAAATTTTCTGGGATGTAAAACAACCTCCATTAAAAGACCTGTAA